A single Numenius arquata chromosome 15, bNumArq3.hap1.1, whole genome shotgun sequence DNA region contains:
- the NKX1-2 gene encoding LOW QUALITY PROTEIN: NK1 transcription factor-related protein 2 (The sequence of the model RefSeq protein was modified relative to this genomic sequence to represent the inferred CDS: inserted 2 bases in 1 codon), with product MAALPPPLPPPRRRPLRPPRPTLLPAAHXPRRAAREAARLRARRNPPPAPRWEPADILDPQKFSRRREAAAGSRGSAPRSGEREKSLGRVEVGKDAAAPGSGRNKLEAHDAHSPEESGAEAAGQERDEAGPAGDGTGSGSGTQPAARPPAPEEPGSPRGSRRRRAEAGCGKPRRARTAFTYEQLVALENKFRATRYLSVCERLSLALSLSLTETQVKIWFQNRRTKWKKQHPGTDGAAPAASPAAAAGGGGSPSPPAPGALPFQTFPSYAAANLLVPPASPFPLGGGAFAPFLGPAYLGPFYAPHL from the exons ATGGCTGCGctgccccctcctctgcccccaccccgccgccggcccctccGCCCTCCCCGCCCGACCCTCCTCCCCGCCGCTCA TCCGCGCCGTGCGGCTCGGGAGGCGGCCCGGCTCCGCGCCCGGCGCAACCCTCCGCCGGCTCCGCGCTGGGAGCCAGCAG ACATCCTGGATCCCCAGAAATTCAGCAGGAGACGCGAAGCggccgcggggagccggggcagcgCCCCCCGCTCCGGCGAGCGGGAGAAAAGTTTGGGAAGAGTTGAAGTAGGAAAAGACGCTGCTGCTCCCGGCAGCGGGAGGAATAAACTAGAGGCACATG ATGCGCACTCCCCGGAGGAGAGCGGCGCCGAGGCAGCGGGGCAGGAGCGCGACGAGGCGGGTCCGGCCGGGGACGGCACCGGGAGCGGGTCCGGGACCcagcccgccgcccgcccgcccgctccggAGGAGCCGGGCTCGCCGCGgggctcccggcggcggcgggcggaggcggggTGCGGCAAACCGCGGCGGGCGCGGACGGCGTTCACCTACGAGCAGCTGGTGGCCCTGGAGAACAAGTTCCGAGCCACTCGGTACCTGTCGGTCTGCGAGCGCCTCAGCCTGGCGCTCTCCCTCAGCCTCACCGAGACGCAGGTGAAGATTTGGTTCCAGAACCGACGCACCAAGTGGAAGAAGCAGCACCCGGGAACCGACGGGGCGGCCCCCGCAGCttcccccgcggcggcggcggggggcggcggcagccccagcccaccGGCTCCCGGCGCTCTCCCCTTTCAGACTTTCCCGTCCTACGCCGCCGCCAACCTCCTGGTCCCGCCGGCCTCCCCCTTCCCGCTGGGCGGCGGAGCCTTCGCGCCTTTCCTCGGCCCCGCGTACCTCGGCCCCTTCTACGCCCCGCACCTCtga